A part of Synechococcus sp. KORDI-49 genomic DNA contains:
- a CDS encoding DUF561 domain-containing protein: protein MSRLQQLPVALQRSLEQRSALKVIAGLMNFDAASVARVARAAGHGGADLIDVACDPELVSLAIRESGGVPVCVSSVEPEQFPAAVAAGAVMVEIGNFDAFYPEGRVFGAEEVLALTRRTRELLPQVVLSVTVPHVLPLDQQEQLAVDLVAAGADLIQTEGGTSARPFSAGSLGLIEKAAPTLAAAHSISRAVDVPVLCASGLSAVTLPMAIAAGAAGVGVGSAVNRLSDELAMVAVVRGLRAALLQAVPSRV, encoded by the coding sequence ATGTCCCGTCTCCAGCAGCTGCCCGTCGCTCTGCAGCGCAGCCTCGAGCAGCGTTCGGCGCTCAAGGTGATCGCCGGCCTGATGAACTTCGATGCGGCCAGCGTCGCGCGTGTGGCTCGTGCGGCCGGCCATGGCGGGGCTGATCTGATCGACGTGGCCTGCGATCCGGAACTGGTGTCGCTGGCGATCCGTGAGTCGGGTGGTGTGCCGGTCTGCGTGTCTTCGGTGGAGCCCGAGCAGTTTCCAGCGGCGGTCGCAGCCGGTGCGGTGATGGTGGAGATCGGCAATTTCGATGCCTTCTATCCCGAGGGCCGCGTGTTCGGCGCTGAGGAGGTGCTGGCCCTCACCCGTCGCACCCGGGAGCTGCTGCCGCAGGTGGTGCTCAGCGTGACCGTGCCCCATGTGCTGCCGCTGGACCAGCAGGAGCAGCTGGCTGTGGATCTGGTGGCGGCCGGAGCCGACCTGATCCAGACCGAGGGCGGCACCAGTGCCAGGCCCTTCAGTGCCGGCAGCCTCGGCCTGATCGAGAAGGCGGCTCCCACCCTGGCGGCGGCGCACAGCATCAGCCGGGCCGTGGATGTGCCCGTGCTCTGTGCGTCGGGACTTTCGGCGGTCACCCTGCCGATGGCGATTGCCGCTGGTGCCGCAGGCGTCGGTGTCGGTTCTGCGGTGAACCGCCTCAGCGATGAGCTGGCGATGGTGGCCGTGGTTCGCGGTCTGCGGGCAGCGTTGCTGCAGGCCGTCCCCAGCCGTGTCTGA
- the tilS gene encoding tRNA lysidine(34) synthetase TilS: MSWTPWHDRLHRRLLQQPALLPSGSRLLLAISGGQDSMALCALLTELVPLHRWDLTLWHGDHGWHPDSGRIATELSDWARSHQLAIRIERAEPTAVASEAAARSWRYTCLMEQASAEQRDVVTGHTATDRAETLLLQMARGTDLAGLGSLRPLRPLSAAAPEGPWLRRPLLSFSRHDTGTICRDLTLPLWLDPSNADPAYARNRVRLELLPVLEALHPGAERRMADLAERLSQVQDTRQELAELALQHLQRPDGLDRRGLGRLSGSSRRQLLALWLDQQGVTGCDAELLEELSRRLALGAAGGGCDLPGGWRLSWQGNDLTLLPPAAAR; the protein is encoded by the coding sequence GTGAGCTGGACTCCCTGGCACGATCGACTGCATCGCCGCTTGCTGCAGCAGCCGGCCTTGCTGCCCAGCGGAAGCCGACTGCTGCTGGCGATCTCCGGCGGCCAGGATTCGATGGCGCTCTGTGCCCTGCTGACGGAGCTGGTGCCGTTGCACCGGTGGGACCTGACGCTCTGGCATGGCGACCACGGCTGGCATCCGGACTCCGGGCGGATCGCAACGGAACTCAGCGACTGGGCCCGCAGCCATCAGCTGGCGATCCGGATCGAACGGGCGGAGCCCACCGCAGTCGCCAGCGAAGCCGCTGCCCGGAGCTGGCGTTACACCTGCCTGATGGAGCAGGCCAGCGCCGAACAACGCGATGTGGTCACCGGCCACACGGCCACCGACCGGGCCGAAACCCTGCTGCTGCAGATGGCCCGCGGAACGGACCTGGCCGGCCTCGGCAGCCTGCGGCCGCTGCGGCCCCTCTCGGCCGCCGCACCCGAGGGGCCCTGGCTGCGGCGGCCGCTGCTGAGCTTCAGCCGCCATGACACCGGCACCATCTGCCGCGACCTGACGCTGCCGCTGTGGCTCGACCCCAGCAATGCAGACCCCGCCTACGCCCGCAACAGGGTCCGCCTGGAGCTCCTGCCGGTGCTGGAGGCCCTGCATCCCGGGGCGGAGCGGCGGATGGCGGATCTGGCGGAGCGACTGTCCCAGGTGCAGGACACCCGCCAGGAACTGGCGGAGCTGGCGCTGCAGCACCTGCAACGCCCCGATGGTCTGGACCGCCGCGGCCTCGGTCGTCTGAGCGGTTCCAGCCGACGACAGCTGCTGGCCCTCTGGCTGGACCAGCAAGGGGTGACGGGCTGCGATGCCGAACTGCTGGAGGAGCTGAGCCGGCGACTCGCGCTCGGTGCCGCCGGCGGCGGCTGTGATCTGCCCGGGGGCTGGCGCCTCAGCTGGCAGGGGAATGATCTGACGCTGCTGCCGCCCGCAGCAGCGCGTTGA
- a CDS encoding phage holin family protein, translating into MIGWLLQWPVRALVLLLVGALPLGVEMASFGTALSSAVVIGLLGTLLILPLKLILALPWAVASLGGLIAPITWLFNWLITVVLFAMAARMINGFSLKNGLSSAVLGAVAYGVISAIVINALGLADVDFTRAALPIS; encoded by the coding sequence ATGATCGGTTGGTTGCTGCAGTGGCCCGTCAGGGCTTTGGTGTTGCTGCTTGTGGGGGCTCTCCCTCTCGGTGTTGAGATGGCGAGCTTCGGCACGGCGCTCTCGTCGGCCGTGGTGATCGGCCTGCTCGGCACGCTGCTGATCCTGCCCCTGAAGCTGATCCTCGCTCTGCCCTGGGCTGTGGCCAGTCTGGGGGGCCTGATTGCACCGATCACCTGGTTGTTCAACTGGCTGATCACCGTGGTGTTGTTTGCCATGGCGGCGCGGATGATCAACGGCTTCAGCCTGAAGAACGGCCTCTCCAGCGCCGTGCTCGGAGCCGTGGCCTACGGCGTGATCAGCGCCATCGTGATCAACGCCCTCGGCCTGGCGGATGTGGACTTCACTCGTGCGGCATTGCCCATAAGCTGA
- the holA gene encoding DNA polymerase III subunit delta, whose translation MPIHLIWGDDAAARDRAIDALIKTLVDPAWSSINLSRLDGAEAGQAAQALEEARTPPFASGSRVVLLQRSPFCNACPTELADRFEASLELLADDAHLVLVNPAKPDGRLRTTKALQKRIKQGLDHEQRFQLPAVWDGAGQRQLVERTADALGLQLDRDAIDPLVEAIGNDSARLESELRKLSLRATTINAALVEELVGGLATNALQVGDALLEGNAGEAIARWDALIDAGEPALRIVATLTGQIRGWLWVSLLEQQGERDVAVIAKAAGIGNPKRIYVMRKQLQGRPAKRFLSLLGRLLEVEARLKRGSPPEDAFRDGLLG comes from the coding sequence ATGCCCATTCATTTGATCTGGGGAGATGACGCCGCGGCACGGGACCGGGCCATCGATGCGCTGATCAAAACGCTGGTGGACCCCGCCTGGAGCAGCATCAACCTCAGCCGCCTCGACGGTGCCGAAGCCGGGCAGGCGGCTCAGGCCCTGGAGGAGGCCCGCACGCCGCCGTTCGCCAGTGGCAGCCGCGTGGTGCTGCTGCAGCGCAGTCCGTTCTGCAACGCCTGCCCCACGGAGCTGGCGGATCGCTTCGAGGCCTCCCTGGAGCTGCTGGCCGACGACGCCCATCTGGTGTTGGTGAACCCCGCCAAACCGGATGGCCGCCTGCGCACCACCAAGGCGCTGCAGAAGCGGATCAAGCAGGGACTGGACCATGAGCAACGCTTTCAACTGCCGGCGGTCTGGGACGGCGCCGGTCAGCGCCAGCTGGTGGAACGCACCGCCGATGCCCTTGGACTGCAACTGGACCGCGATGCCATCGACCCTCTTGTGGAGGCGATCGGCAACGACAGCGCCCGCCTGGAATCGGAACTGCGCAAGCTGTCGCTGCGGGCCACCACCATCAACGCAGCGCTCGTGGAGGAGCTGGTGGGCGGTCTGGCCACCAACGCTCTGCAGGTGGGGGATGCGCTGCTGGAGGGGAATGCGGGCGAGGCGATCGCCCGTTGGGATGCCCTGATCGATGCCGGTGAACCGGCCCTGCGCATCGTCGCCACCCTCACCGGGCAGATCCGTGGCTGGCTTTGGGTGAGCCTGCTGGAGCAGCAGGGAGAGCGGGATGTGGCGGTGATCGCCAAGGCCGCCGGCATCGGCAACCCGAAGCGCATCTATGTGATGCGCAAACAGCTGCAGGGGCGGCCTGCCAAGCGGTTTCTCTCCCTGCTGGGACGGCTGCTGGAGGTGGAGGCACGACTGAAGCGAGGATCGCCACCGGAGGATGCCTTCCGCGACGGCCTGCTGGGGTGA
- the mutS gene encoding DNA mismatch repair protein MutS gives MPRSADPQPELALQGSLFGEPEPAQAAAEPASDAAGDLSDAALGADAAARPRSRRQPEPSAPSPDTAGTPDENEEDDDDLPAWAHHSQVDPQQLTPMLRHYVELKAAHPERVLLYRLGDFFECFFEDAIQLSRLLELTLTGKEGGKAIGRVPMAGIPHHAAERYCAELIRRGCCVALCDQLETTPAKGALLKRDITRVLTPGTVLEEGLLSARRNNWLAAVVVEPATRQTPFRWGLVSADVSTGEVQLMQRHGSDSLHQELSRLEASELLWSEPGERPAWCPDRLQLTPMPSTPFSRPEAEQALLQHYQLATIDGLGLQELPLALRATGGLLAYLRDTQPLEEASRVPLERPHIVHSGDALVLDAQTRRNLELTATQRDGQFQGSLLWAVDRSLTAMGGRSLRRWIEAPLMQRAAIEARQQLIGRLVEQRRQRQAIRRLLRPMGDLERLAGRAGAGHAGARDLVAIADGLERLPRLATLLESDAAPLPDGIALLQALDPALSALASSIREQLLETPPLSLNDGGLIHDGVDPLLDGLRNQLDDQDAWLAQQEQQERRLSGNNNLRLQYHRTFGYFLAVSKAKATAVPDHWIRRQTLANEERFITPDLKEREGRIFQLRARACQREYDLFCQLRLQVGAEAEAIRRAARAVAALDALCGLAEVAATSGYCCPQISDDRVLKLEESRHPVVEQLLVERAFTPNDVTLGDGQDLVVLTGPNASGKSCYLRQLGLIQLLAQVGSWVPARSARIGLADRIFTRVGAVDDLAAGQSTFMVEMAETANILHHATDRSLVLLDEIGRGTATFDGLSIAWAVSEHLAGDLQARTVFATHYHELNALSRERSNVVNFQVLVEETGDDLVFLHKVSAGGASRSYGIEAARLAGVPPSVVLRARQVLDRLDQDNLPVAA, from the coding sequence CGAGAACGAAGAAGACGACGACGACCTGCCCGCCTGGGCCCACCACAGCCAGGTGGATCCGCAGCAGCTGACGCCGATGCTGCGCCATTACGTGGAGCTGAAGGCGGCCCACCCCGAGCGGGTGCTGCTTTATCGCCTCGGGGACTTCTTCGAGTGCTTCTTCGAGGATGCGATCCAGCTCTCCCGCCTGCTGGAACTCACGCTCACCGGCAAGGAGGGGGGCAAAGCCATCGGCCGTGTGCCGATGGCGGGCATTCCTCATCACGCCGCCGAGCGCTACTGCGCCGAACTGATTCGCCGCGGCTGCTGCGTGGCCCTCTGCGATCAGCTGGAGACCACCCCGGCCAAGGGAGCCCTGCTGAAACGGGACATCACCCGGGTGCTCACCCCCGGCACCGTGCTGGAGGAGGGGCTGCTCAGTGCCCGCCGCAACAACTGGCTGGCGGCCGTGGTGGTGGAGCCGGCCACCCGGCAGACGCCGTTCCGATGGGGGCTGGTGAGCGCCGATGTGAGCACCGGCGAGGTGCAGCTGATGCAGCGCCACGGCAGCGACAGCCTGCATCAGGAACTGAGCCGGCTGGAGGCCTCCGAACTGCTCTGGAGCGAACCCGGCGAGCGACCGGCCTGGTGCCCCGATCGGCTGCAGCTCACCCCGATGCCCAGCACGCCCTTCAGCCGGCCGGAAGCCGAGCAGGCACTGCTGCAGCACTACCAGCTGGCCACCATCGACGGTCTGGGCCTGCAGGAGCTTCCCCTGGCGCTGCGGGCCACCGGCGGCCTGCTGGCCTATCTGCGCGACACCCAGCCCCTCGAGGAAGCCAGCCGGGTGCCGCTGGAGCGGCCTCACATCGTGCACAGCGGCGACGCCCTGGTGCTGGATGCTCAGACCCGCCGCAACCTGGAACTCACGGCCACCCAGCGGGACGGCCAGTTCCAGGGCTCCCTGCTCTGGGCGGTGGACCGCAGCCTCACCGCCATGGGAGGCCGCAGCCTGCGGCGCTGGATCGAGGCACCCCTGATGCAGCGGGCTGCCATCGAAGCCCGCCAGCAACTGATCGGCCGGCTGGTGGAGCAACGCCGTCAGCGGCAGGCGATCCGCCGGTTGCTGCGACCGATGGGCGATCTCGAACGGCTGGCGGGACGCGCCGGCGCAGGCCATGCCGGTGCCCGTGATCTGGTGGCGATCGCCGATGGCCTCGAACGCCTGCCGCGGCTGGCGACGTTGCTGGAGAGCGATGCCGCTCCGCTGCCCGACGGCATCGCGCTGCTGCAGGCCCTGGATCCGGCGCTCTCGGCATTGGCCAGCAGCATCCGGGAACAACTGCTCGAGACACCTCCTCTCTCCCTCAACGATGGAGGCCTGATCCACGACGGAGTCGACCCGCTGCTGGACGGCTTGCGCAATCAGCTCGACGACCAGGACGCCTGGCTGGCGCAGCAGGAGCAGCAGGAACGCCGCCTCAGCGGCAACAACAACCTCAGGCTCCAATACCACCGCACCTTCGGCTACTTCCTGGCGGTGAGCAAAGCCAAGGCCACCGCCGTGCCGGACCACTGGATCCGCCGCCAGACCCTGGCCAACGAGGAACGCTTCATCACGCCAGACCTGAAGGAGCGGGAGGGGCGCATCTTCCAGCTGAGGGCCCGCGCCTGCCAACGCGAATACGACCTGTTCTGTCAGCTGCGGCTGCAGGTGGGGGCGGAAGCGGAAGCCATCCGTCGCGCCGCCCGGGCCGTGGCGGCCCTCGACGCCCTCTGCGGCCTGGCGGAGGTGGCCGCCACCAGCGGTTACTGCTGCCCGCAGATCAGCGACGACCGGGTGCTGAAACTGGAGGAATCGCGCCATCCCGTGGTGGAGCAGCTGCTGGTGGAGCGAGCCTTCACCCCCAACGACGTGACCCTCGGGGATGGCCAGGACCTGGTGGTGCTCACCGGCCCCAATGCCAGCGGCAAAAGCTGCTATCTGCGGCAGCTCGGGCTGATCCAGCTGCTGGCCCAGGTGGGCAGCTGGGTGCCGGCGCGGTCGGCGCGCATCGGCCTGGCGGATCGCATCTTCACCCGCGTCGGCGCCGTGGATGATCTGGCGGCCGGCCAGTCCACCTTCATGGTGGAGATGGCGGAGACCGCCAACATCCTTCACCACGCCACAGACCGCTCCCTGGTGCTGCTCGATGAGATCGGCCGCGGCACCGCCACCTTTGATGGTCTCTCGATCGCCTGGGCCGTGAGCGAGCACCTGGCGGGCGATCTGCAGGCCCGCACCGTGTTCGCCACCCACTATCACGAGCTCAACGCCCTCTCACGGGAACGGAGCAACGTGGTGAATTTCCAGGTGCTGGTGGAGGAGACCGGCGATGACCTGGTGTTCCTGCACAAAGTGAGTGCCGGTGGCGCCAGCCGCAGCTACGGCATCGAGGCAGCCCGACTCGCCGGTGTGCCCCCCAGCGTGGTGCTGCGGGCCCGGCAGGTTCTCGATCGTCTCGATCAGGACAACCTGCCTGTGGCCGCCTGA
- a CDS encoding precorrin-8X methylmutase, producing MALMAQDHPIFTESIRRIRALLGNTGLDPLQQQVLERLVHSSGDPGLAPLLRFSPGACERGVEALRRGAAILTDTAMAAAAVAPMAGRTLGTPVHCVLDWAPDQAPAGSTRTAAGMALAWRELSAVAPAPLVLIGSAPTALELLLDQVAAGQPAPSLVIGMPVGFVGVEDSKRHLACSDLPQIRLDSSRGGAGLVGAAVNALLRAAAASDHSPAS from the coding sequence ATGGCGTTGATGGCCCAGGACCACCCGATCTTCACCGAAAGCATCCGGCGCATCCGTGCTCTGCTGGGCAACACCGGACTTGATCCACTGCAGCAGCAGGTGCTGGAACGTCTGGTGCATAGCAGCGGCGATCCAGGGCTGGCCCCTCTGCTGCGGTTCAGCCCAGGCGCCTGCGAGCGGGGGGTGGAGGCGCTGCGGCGTGGCGCGGCGATCCTCACCGACACAGCGATGGCGGCCGCGGCGGTGGCACCGATGGCCGGCCGCACTCTGGGCACGCCGGTGCACTGTGTTCTGGACTGGGCGCCTGACCAGGCGCCCGCGGGTTCGACCCGCACGGCGGCCGGCATGGCCCTCGCCTGGAGGGAGCTGAGTGCCGTCGCCCCAGCACCGCTGGTGCTGATCGGCAGTGCGCCGACGGCCCTGGAGCTGCTGCTGGATCAGGTGGCGGCTGGCCAGCCAGCCCCGAGTCTGGTGATCGGCATGCCGGTGGGCTTCGTTGGCGTTGAGGACAGCAAGCGTCATCTGGCCTGCAGTGATCTGCCCCAGATCCGGCTCGACAGCAGCCGCGGCGGAGCGGGTCTGGTGGGGGCGGCCGTCAACGCGCTGCTGCGGGCGGCAGCAGCGTCAGATCATTCCCCTGCCAGCTGA
- the uvrB gene encoding excinuclease ABC subunit UvrB, whose amino-acid sequence MPAFDLTAPYSPKGDQPTAIQQLVKGVNGGERYQTLLGATGTGKTFTMANVIAKTGRPALVLAHNKTLAAQLCNELREFFPENAVEYFISYYDYYQPEAYVPVSDTYIAKTASINEEIDMLRHSATRSLFERRDVIVVASISCIYGLGIPSEYLKAAVKFEVGETLNVRRQLRELVDNQYSRNDVEIARGRFRIKGDVLEIGPAYEDRLVRIELFGDEVEAIRYVDPTTGEILQSIDAVNIYPAKHFVTPKDRLESAIGAIRSELRERLEVLNAEGKLLEAQRLEQRTKYDLEMLGQVGYCNGVENYARHLAGREEGSPPECLIDYFPKDWLLIVDESHVTCSQLQAMYNGDQARKKVLIEHGFRLPSAADNRPLKGEEFWEKASQTVFVSATPGNWELEVSGEQVAQQVIRPTGVLDPIVEVRPTTGQVDDLLGEIRDRAAKQQRVLVTTLTKRMAEDLTDYLAENEVRVRYLHSEIHSIERIEIIQDLRLGEYDVLVGVNLLREGLDLPEVSLVAILDADKEGFLRAERSLIQTIGRAARHVEGVALLYADNLTDSMAKAISETERRRAIQQAYNEKHGVVPTAAGKKASNSILSFLELSRKLKQDGPDADLVQVAGKAAKALEEDPDAGMALEALPELIEQLEGKMKEAAKKLDFEDAANLRDRIKQLRQKMAGKV is encoded by the coding sequence ATGCCTGCCTTCGATCTCACGGCGCCTTACTCCCCCAAGGGGGATCAGCCGACGGCGATCCAGCAGCTGGTGAAAGGCGTCAACGGCGGCGAGCGTTATCAGACCCTGCTGGGAGCCACCGGCACGGGCAAGACCTTCACGATGGCGAATGTGATCGCCAAGACCGGACGACCGGCGCTGGTGCTCGCTCACAACAAGACGCTGGCCGCGCAGCTGTGCAATGAGCTGCGGGAGTTCTTCCCCGAGAACGCCGTCGAATACTTCATCTCGTACTACGACTACTACCAGCCGGAGGCCTACGTTCCGGTCAGCGACACCTACATCGCCAAGACCGCGTCGATCAACGAGGAGATCGACATGCTGCGTCACTCGGCGACCCGATCCCTGTTCGAACGCCGCGACGTGATCGTGGTGGCCTCGATCAGCTGCATCTACGGCCTGGGCATCCCCAGTGAATACCTCAAGGCCGCGGTGAAGTTCGAGGTGGGGGAAACGCTCAATGTGCGCCGTCAGCTGCGCGAGCTGGTGGACAACCAGTACAGCCGTAACGATGTGGAGATCGCCCGGGGGCGTTTCCGGATCAAGGGGGACGTGTTGGAGATCGGCCCGGCCTACGAAGACCGGCTGGTGCGCATCGAGCTGTTCGGCGACGAGGTGGAGGCGATCCGCTACGTGGACCCCACCACCGGTGAGATCCTCCAGAGCATCGATGCGGTGAACATCTACCCCGCCAAGCACTTCGTGACGCCCAAGGATCGTCTCGAGTCGGCGATCGGCGCCATCCGCAGCGAACTGCGGGAGCGGCTGGAGGTGCTCAATGCCGAGGGCAAGCTGCTGGAGGCCCAGCGCCTGGAGCAGCGCACCAAGTACGACCTGGAGATGCTGGGGCAGGTGGGTTACTGCAACGGCGTGGAGAACTACGCCCGTCATCTGGCCGGCCGGGAGGAGGGTTCTCCGCCGGAGTGCCTGATCGATTACTTCCCCAAGGACTGGCTGCTGATCGTGGACGAGAGCCACGTCACCTGTTCGCAGCTGCAGGCGATGTACAACGGCGATCAGGCCCGCAAGAAGGTGCTGATCGAGCACGGCTTCCGCCTCCCCAGCGCTGCCGACAACCGGCCGCTGAAGGGGGAGGAGTTCTGGGAGAAGGCCAGTCAGACCGTGTTTGTGAGTGCCACCCCGGGCAACTGGGAGCTGGAGGTGAGCGGTGAACAGGTGGCCCAGCAGGTGATCCGCCCCACCGGCGTGCTCGATCCGATCGTGGAGGTGCGGCCCACCACCGGTCAGGTGGATGACCTGCTGGGAGAGATCCGCGACCGGGCCGCGAAGCAGCAGCGGGTGCTGGTGACGACCCTCACCAAGCGCATGGCGGAGGACCTCACCGACTACCTGGCGGAGAACGAGGTGCGCGTGCGCTACCTGCATTCGGAGATCCACTCGATCGAGCGGATCGAGATCATTCAGGACCTGCGCTTGGGTGAATACGACGTGCTGGTGGGCGTGAACCTGCTGCGGGAGGGGCTGGACCTGCCGGAGGTGAGCCTGGTGGCGATCCTCGATGCGGACAAGGAGGGCTTCCTGCGGGCGGAGCGTTCGCTGATCCAGACCATCGGCCGGGCGGCACGCCATGTGGAGGGTGTGGCCCTGCTCTACGCCGACAACCTCACCGATTCCATGGCCAAGGCGATTTCGGAGACCGAGCGCCGCCGGGCGATTCAGCAGGCCTACAACGAGAAGCACGGTGTGGTGCCCACCGCCGCCGGCAAGAAGGCCAGCAATTCGATTCTCAGTTTCCTGGAATTGAGCCGCAAGCTGAAGCAGGACGGCCCCGATGCCGATCTGGTGCAGGTGGCCGGCAAGGCCGCCAAGGCCCTGGAGGAGGACCCCGATGCCGGCATGGCCCTGGAGGCGCTGCCGGAGCTGATTGAACAGCTGGAAGGGAAGATGAAGGAGGCGGCCAAGAAGCTGGACTTCGAGGACGCCGCCAACCTGCGCGACCGCATCAAGCAGCTGCGTCAGAAGATGGCGGGCAAGGTCTGA